The Leptolyngbya sp. CCY15150 genomic sequence GAAAAAGGGTCAGGGGTTTCAATTGGCGAAACTGGCCACGGCTGAAGTGCCAGAAGGAATTTTTCAGGAAGGGCAGATCATTGATTCGCCCGCCATGGCAGAAATTGTGCAGCAAGTCCTTGAAACCAATGGCATCAAGGTGAAAAATGCGGCAACCGCTATTCCTGGAGGACGAGATACCGTCACCCGGATCATTCCAGTCCCGGCTGAGCTAGACGACAATGAGCTGCGGGAGATGGTGCTCAATCAAGAGGCTGGGCTATACCTGCCTTTTCCCCGAGAAGAAGCCGACGTTGATTACCAAAAGCTCGGCTTTTTCGTCGATGAAGATGGCATCGATAAGGTTCAGGTGTTGCTGGTAGCCACCCGCAAAGACGTGACCGATACCTACCTCGATACATTCCGGCAGGCGGGCATTGGCATCAACGTGCTGGAAATCAGCAGCTTTTCTCTGATTCGCACCATTCGCGAGCAGCTTCGACAGTTTACGCCCCAAGAAGCTGCCGCCATTGTGGATATTGAATTTGACAGCACTGAAATCTCCATCACGGTGGATGGGGTGCCCCAGTTTTCGAGAACCGTGCCGATTGGCACCTACCAGATTCAGAGCGCCCTCAGCCGAGCCATGAACCTACCGCCCTCGCGCAATACCGATTTGCTGCAAGGCATGACCATTCCAGTAACGCCGATGGATAGTGTGGGCGTGCCTCAGATGGGCGGTACCAATCCTGGCTCTGCCGCTATGTTGAGGGTGCTGGGCGAATTGGCTGATGAGCTGAGGCGATCCATTGATTTCTACCTCAACCAGGGTGACAACATGGAGGTAGCACAGCTTTTATTGGCGGGCCCCGGCGGGGCCATTGGTCAACTAGATGAGTTCTTCTCCCAGCGGCTCAGTTTGCCTGCAAGCCAGGTTGATCCGGTCGCCGCTATTTCCTTGGAGATTGTGGAGAATGAAGTAGTAGATATTCAACATCCGGCTGGTCTGGGTGTTGTCTTGGGGCTGGCGTTGCGGGAGGCATGGTAGATGTATAGTCTAGACATTAATTTTTTAAGCGATCGCGAAGAGCGAATTAGCGCAGAACCGATCGCTTCTAAAGCGGCTGCGCCCCAGAGCCCGATCATGCTGTATGCCGGTTTAATCATTGGTATTGGGCTGCCGGCAGCGATGGTGGGTCTTTGGTTGTTTTCGCAGTATCGTACCGGTATTTTGCAGCAGGAAAATCAGGCACTGGATAGCCAGATTGCCCAAATTGAAAGCCTGCGAGGTGAGTTTGCTGATGTGGATAGTCAGGTGCAGCTCATTGAAGAAGAGGTGCAGGCCCTAGCAACGGTGTTTGATCGCATCAAGCCTTGGTCTGCCATCTTGCAGGATGTGCGCGATCGCATTCCTAATATGCCTGCCAACACACCGCCAGATATCGTTCAGGTCATCCAAATTTCTCAGGTTGAGGAAGAGCCTGCCCCTCGCAGCTCGACGCCTACCGCGGACGCTGACGGTACCGTGCCGCCGCCGCCGCCGCCCCCTGAAACCAAGATTCAGATTCGAGGCTATGCAACAACGTTTACGGCCGTCAACGACTTTTTGCTCCTGCTGCAGCGATCGCCCTTTTTGAACAGCGATGAAACTCGTTTGGTTGTCGCTGAGCTCGTAGACGACCCACGGCAGCTTCAGCCTGAGAATGACGATGTTTCTGTCGAGGTGTCCCTGCGCCAGCAAGTGAGCTATACCATCGAAGCTCGTCTCACGGATATGACTGCCTCGGAACTCTTTGATGAACTAGAAGGCACCCTATCCTACGGTCTAACATCCCGTATTGAAACCCTGCGTAATCGAGGAGTGTTGCAGCCATGACAGCCGGTGATTTTATGTCTAATGCACCGGATATGGAGGAGACATCTCCCTATCCGAAGGTCTTTGGAATTGAACTGACTCCCTTGGTGAGCGGGCTGCTGCTGATTGTATTAGGCGCTGCTGCTGCTCTTTGGGTCTTCCAAAATTTAGTTTCACCTGTTTTGGAGACCAATAGCACTCTGCAAAGTGAGGTGGATCAAAAGCAAAGTTTGCTCGTGGATACGGGCGAACTAGAGCGAC encodes the following:
- a CDS encoding PilN domain-containing protein; protein product: MYSLDINFLSDREERISAEPIASKAAAPQSPIMLYAGLIIGIGLPAAMVGLWLFSQYRTGILQQENQALDSQIAQIESLRGEFADVDSQVQLIEEEVQALATVFDRIKPWSAILQDVRDRIPNMPANTPPDIVQVIQISQVEEEPAPRSSTPTADADGTVPPPPPPPETKIQIRGYATTFTAVNDFLLLLQRSPFLNSDETRLVVAELVDDPRQLQPENDDVSVEVSLRQQVSYTIEARLTDMTASELFDELEGTLSYGLTSRIETLRNRGVLQP
- the pilM gene encoding type IV pilus assembly protein PilM, yielding MVRILQDLLSKKTKGIGIELTPERVNVAQLKKKGQGFQLAKLATAEVPEGIFQEGQIIDSPAMAEIVQQVLETNGIKVKNAATAIPGGRDTVTRIIPVPAELDDNELREMVLNQEAGLYLPFPREEADVDYQKLGFFVDEDGIDKVQVLLVATRKDVTDTYLDTFRQAGIGINVLEISSFSLIRTIREQLRQFTPQEAAAIVDIEFDSTEISITVDGVPQFSRTVPIGTYQIQSALSRAMNLPPSRNTDLLQGMTIPVTPMDSVGVPQMGGTNPGSAAMLRVLGELADELRRSIDFYLNQGDNMEVAQLLLAGPGGAIGQLDEFFSQRLSLPASQVDPVAAISLEIVENEVVDIQHPAGLGVVLGLALREAW